The Amphiura filiformis chromosome 12, Afil_fr2py, whole genome shotgun sequence genome includes a region encoding these proteins:
- the LOC140166450 gene encoding interferon-induced transmembrane protein 3-like: protein MESNNEEDQQPPPYMPYSARYANPTAAGIFPSDHPPEYPLYTPQVYTPPSQKTTTVAVGSAPVAVRPPPVADRHPSVAVRPPRNKTIVRTTQEVGPPTYMVWSILNTFFCCCLFGVFAICKSNEVSDHMHQGNVRRALQASKSARGWNVLATITGIIGTAIVVVMNIFLRTSEF, encoded by the exons ATCAACAGCCACCACCGTACATGCCGTATTCCGCCCGGTATGCCAATCCGACAGCTGCGGGCATCTTCCCAAGCGATCACCCCCCGGAGTATCCTTTATACACACCGCAAGTTTACACACCGCCAAGTCAAAAAACAACCACAGTTGCCGTCGGATCTGCGCCTGTTGCCGTTAGGCCTCCGCCTGTTGCCGATAGGCATCCGTCTGTTGCCGTTAGGCCTCCGCGTAAT AAAACAATCGTGCGAACCACCCAAGAAGTAGGCCCACCTACTTACATGGTTTGGTCCATTCTCAATACATTTTTTTGCTGCTGCTTGTTTGGAGTCTTCGCCATTTGCAAATCAAACGAG GTTTCCGACCACATGCATCAGGGTAACGTCAGAAGAGCTCTACAAGCTTCCAAGTCAGCTCGAGGTTGGAATGTCTTAGCCACTATCACTGGCATTATTGGCACTGCTATCGTCGTTGTTATGAACATCTTTTTAAGGACCTCAGAATTTTGA